A region of the Scatophagus argus isolate fScaArg1 chromosome 6, fScaArg1.pri, whole genome shotgun sequence genome:
TCATCTTCTTGACTATGACCTTATTTACCTGGTGACTGCATTTATAGATTGGTACGGTGATTTAGGAGCAAGATAAGAGGATTTCTGTAACCATCTCAGAAACTACAAGTCTTTGTGTGCGTTTTCTGAAGCACTCAAAGTGAAACCAAGGAGGGACATTTTGCCTGGTGGCTCTGAGCGACTTTGAACTGCTGATCCCAGCTGAGGACAATGGGAAAGGTACATTTTATTCACCTGTTTTTCAGGTTGAGACACATTGGACATGGTAaccattttcattcatgtttccaGTAATCAGTCTTTCTTTGACCAGGTTGTTCCTTGAGGTCAACCACTAATCCGCAGTCTGAATATCAGTGTCCGTGTCTGAATATGTATCATAATTACTGTCCTGCATGCGTGTTACCAGTTTACAGTGTTGGTAGCAAATGGGTAAATAGCAATACAGCTGACAAACGTAAGAACAAATAATTCACAGGTTAAGCTTCGATCATCAGTAGTAATTCAAGTGTCTTTGTGCAGCCAGCTGTACCCCACAAGAAATGTGATATGTGATTTCATCCTCTGTCCTCTTCATGTGTGTCTACAGAAATCATCAACATTTACCTGATATTGGTCAGGTTTTCCCAAGTGTTTATATTACTGTGCTTTTTTGTACATGAGCATCTTTTTCTACTTTATTTACCgtcattattttgttaatgaTCATTATTGATTACGGAACTGCTTGTGTAACTGCTCATGTCATGGTATTTAAATGCTGagtttttaatatgttttgttAGTATGATAATTATCGCTAATGTATTAatgataaacaacaacatggaGAGTAATCTAGAAAATACAGCTAACGATTTCTGCTAGTGcgagctgctgtgtgttggtCACAGATAAGGATCAGATGTCTGGCAGTTGTCACTTTTATGTGCCTCAGGTATTACAGAAAGAGAAGGTAGTGTGATAATCAACTGAGGTCAGTTTCATGTTGTTGACAtctatgggtgtgtgtgtgtgtgtgagcgtgtgtgtgtgaaattgaCAAAGCCTTTAGGACAAAAGCATTTTCCttttatatgtttgtttattgtttttcaatAAATACTCATTAAAGTGCAAATCATAACAGCAATATCATGCAGTGCATAATGAGAGAAATCCAAACCCCaatcagacagagagacaaacacacacacacacacacattcacacatgcgCAGAAACACACCCTTATACACATTCTCTCACAATAAgcactgtggacacacacacacacatcacacacatacgACACACACGGGGTTATTTAAGGTTACACCAAACAACAGAACCCCACCACAGATACAGAAAGAGCACAGCTTTGCTGTTGAAAAGACTCACTTTGGTACGACACAGAAAGTCTGTATTTAGGCCCTCTGGCATGTGTTTCCCAACTCTGAACACAGATTAGAGTTTACATGACAAACATGCCACCGGTAGTTGCATACAGCTGTAATGATACAGTACTACATCTGACAGTAAATACTGGTTATGTTAGGAGCTTTTAAATATGACCTCTGCAAGACAGTGCACTtcattgttcagtgttttatatTGTTGTCACAAGCAGCAAAATATGCATAATGCAGACAGAACCCTGACCGAAGTAGCTCACTGTACAGAGGACAAGTTGTTTAAGACACAGCAATAACGTGTAATATAGAAGGTTGGCTCGAGAACATGGATCAGCGTTCACAAAGCCGTGTGTGCAGTTGCATGTGTGTTGCAGCGGGGAGACATGACATGAGACCGTATTCAGCAAAGTATGTGCTGTCACAGACAGTGAAGGCAACCCCACACAGGACATAAAAACAGCATACATGTAATAAAGGGCTTCAGCAGAGTGAATGTGGCTTTCACTGTTTCAACCTACAATCTTTACAATGCTCTCATAAGGCAAATATGACTCCACTACAAACACAACTGTGTAGAGTAACGAACCTAAATCCACGGCAGATTATTGTGGGTACAACAAAGTTTTCGGGGAACAACTTCCAAAAATGTCCATTCTGCCCTTTATGATGAAATGTTATCTCATCACACTTATTTTATGCTAATGccataaaataagaaaaaacgataaatttgcattttatttcacctcacagttttttaacagtttaatcACTAATCCCCACCCCACTGCCCTTCAAGCATCTGAAACTAACaatgtaataataatgagaCTATTGACTATATTAAATAGTGGCCATTTTGTGGTCTCCTGTATGTGATACCAGTCTAAAGAGTATGTACTACGCCTCCATccactgtgttttaatgaaacCAGTAGAAAGGCAAGTGTTCAATGTTctccatgaaaacaaaaacgcagagaggacaaactgaaagaaaaacagatgggAGGATTCATCTAAGTAGCACCGGCTTTCGCTTTACATTCAGTCACAAAAAGATTTAGACAAAATATTGCATAACAACAACGATACACAACCCAACTATGATACAATCTGACAGGAAAATGCAGAACACTCATCAAAATGTAGGACCAGAAACCACAGTACAGCAAAGTTTGTGAATCTGCAAACAGCTTTAAAGTGCAGACTGAACAAACTAGGAACGCTCAACAGAAAACTGTCCTCCTAACAAACCAGCCTCAAGTCAGCAAGAAAACATGATAGTCATGTGACACACTTAACCCTGTCTCCAGTCTCCATTACACACACTAGATCATGCACACACTCCATGAACGTGTGCACAGAATAATAACTCACATTCTTTAAGGCAGCTGGAGGTTTCTGTGGCTTATACTGTCCTGCAGCAGATACACACCATATCACATGAATCTGTCATCTTAGAGGATGGACACATACTTGATTTACCTGCTTGTTTCTACCTGCTAACATTACTGGTTACTAAAGACTAAAGACTACTCAAGACCTTTTGTTGGTCGCAGACAGAGGCGATACCTCAATACCTTAATTCTTTTGGACTTATATGCTGAACCCAATGCAGTCGACCACAGCATCCTCCTACATCCCTTAGAGACAGGTTGGCTTTTAGCTTACTTCATTCAAACATCACCAACAGAGCTTCCTCTGTCACCCTAGGAAATTCTACTTCTTTGAGTTGTGGTGTCCCTTGGGGCTCGGTTCAATTCTCCACACACATGCTGCCTATTGCCCAGGCGATCCAGAATCATGATGCACTGTACTATTTTTATGCCATTAATACTGAGCTATACATAAATCACATCAGATCCTAGCAGCCTTGCACACACATTGCGCACACATTTCACAACTAACCTcacaaaatgtacataaattTAATGACGATAAGTCTGAGGTCATTCTTCTCAGTCCTCTTATATGATTAGTAGCAATTTAGATTTAATttgtcaagtaaaaaaaaattcttgatgtttgtttctttaatataagtgtaaatatttaactgtgatatgtgtgtgttgttttacgGTTGGTCAAAGAAAGTCAAATTCAAGACCTCAGATCAGGGAGCAGACACTAATTTCTGATGGAAACTTTCcactgtttcacattttatagGCTTATGGGAACAATTcctaaaaatatgaataaaaatgaatagtTAATAATTGTAGCCCTAGAAATCCCCACACTCTCCTCTACAAACAGCACATGGTTTCTGTCCTTTTGCAGATATCTCTGgccttctttatttttttaaattacattctGTACATGCATGGGTGAGCAGCATATTAAGTTACTTAACCGAGGGAGTCTGTGTGTTGCATATTTTTGACAGTCACTGAAAGTATAAAATTAAGTTTGTGTGGGGTAAAAATAGTAGATATAGGCAAAATATCTTTAAACTACATGGTAATAGTCCATTGCATGTGATATGGGGGTAGTGAAAACTCATGTGAAATGGTGCGTAAATGCAGGATACAATCAGATCCATGCTGAGTGTTCTCATCCTACTATCCTGCTGTCTCTCTAGTTCATTAATCTTCTACACTCTGTTCAAAATTAGGATAAAACTCTGTTGATGTAGTGCTTAAATAATATAAGTACAGTGCCTAGGAAACAatctcacaaaaataaatatggatCTGAtatctaaataataataatctttatCGTGTATAAAGTCTGTTATTTGGTATACCTTTATCAACCTTCTCAGCTACCTAAATTAttgtaatataaatataatatacatGAATAACAAAAGCTGTGTCTTTACAAACCATATAAAACCTGAAATCAAATTACACGTTCCCTCAGACACAGATTTAATGTCAATTTTAACAACTAGTGCCAAGACGAGAGGCAAAACTGACCTCTGATCACTGTCTGTGTGAAGCTCAACAGGAGATCCCGCCATTAAGTGTtatgttgggggggggggtgtgacatttcagcatttcataATAGATTGAAGGTATTTGTAAGAGGAGTGACAGTGAACCTTTGCTGGCCTCCACCAGTTCACAGATTCCAGTCGCTGGATCAGTTTTCACAAGTTGAGGCCTGATGTTTTAAACCCACATCTCTAACCCCAGGACcaacaaaacaagagcaaagaAGATATTAATCTGCCTTTCTGAAAAAAAAGGCTTCCTCTCTATGCCTCCTTAATCTGAGGGCACAAGCATTGCTTTTCACATCTCCATTAATCCTTCCTTTGCAATACAActggagatgaagaggagacaTAAAGAGGAAGTCACTTCAAACATCCACACTCCATACATCCCATATCAGCAactggctttaaaaaaaaccccactgacATCCAGGCTATGGTGAGGGTTAGGAGTGGACAGGTGTCAGCGTGCCAGTGTGGTGATCAGACTGgcacacatttcaaagaaatcCATGGTGTGTGATCCCTGACGTGGTGTGAGCTGAGGGGAGCTACCAGACAGGGATCCCGGGAGAGAGGAGCTCAGCTGGGGCAGATCGATTGCTGGGCTCGCAGAGTCAATGCTCAGTCTGGGTCTGTGGAGACCAGCTGTGGAGCCCGACCTCTGAGGAGTGGATGAACCCGATTTAAAGCCCACCGCCTCGATGATGTCATCTGAAGGTGAGCAGAGGATAGCAGTGTTAGCATTCAATGGAGGACTGGTTCATGCACTTGATGTTTAATAATATGAAAAGTGTGCCAACATCAAAATCTATAAATGCAATTATTACATTCAGTATCAATTCATAAATTCTCCTCAATCTTCTATATTCAGTTcacacagttttcacttttagcTAATCTTTAAAACATGCAGAGGCAGAAGAAGGTGATGGTTTCCACATGTACTCCTGGTAAGAGGCATCATAAATCTGTGGGATCTGTTTCTTTATAGGAAGATTATGGTGGacataaaatgatcaaatagACCACATGTAACACATTTTTGAAGTTGTTTTGGAAAAGGTGAGCTGCAATGCTACATACAAGTTACATTAGGCtttacagtcttttttttcctcatttaaatatttgtgaCACCTGTGCCACCTGGGTTCCTACTGGTTAATATCTTGCTGTGTATTTAAATCAGAGCTAAATTGAGGCCTGAAGGTGAAATAAATACAACTAAATGTATGAAAGAAGTTAATGTGACTGGTGAAAAAGGCAGTTCTAAGAAATGGCCTGCACGGGCTGACATGCAAATGCAATTTTTATGCTAAAGAAGAACGACAAGTAAAATCTGCAACCTGATCTGCATAAACACCACCTCAGCTCCCCCATCTCCACCAACTCAGCAAAAGCAGATTTTAGAGTCAAGAAACTGGGGGGCACAAATTGAATTGCTCAGTATTGGCCCTCATCAGCTTTGCACCTGCACTGAGGTAGAATCATACACATTGTACGATAAAACAATGTGAACAATGATATGCATGTTTTGCAGTGGTGTATTAATTACAAGATAGAAATGTTCTGAAGTCAATTTTATCTGTTACCGACCATCAATGCTCTTGAAGTCGAGGAGGTAGGATCTGTTGTCCACCTGGTACAGCTGCAGGCTCATTTTCACCAGGTTTCCTGTCACTGGATTCTTCCTGCGCACTCGCAGATGGTACGGGTTCACCACCTACGGCACACAATGACATACGTAGTAGACGAGTGGGCGCACTGTAcgagtatgtgcatgtgtgaaataaatTCTATTACCTTCCAGTCAAAGTTAAGTTGTCTCATAGCCCGGTAGACTTCAGCCATGATATCATAAGGTCTGCTCTGACTCCTGATACCGAGATGCCACTTGGCCTTCTTCACTGCCAGAGGTTTGGGCCTGGTGGTGTTGAGAGCATCCAGAGGACAGCGAGACTTGGGGCTGTCAGCCAGGAGTGGAGGCATCCTCTCAGGGTGGGGTTTGACCCCTGGGGGCAGCGGCATACCCTCTTCTATGAAGGAGCCCTGGGGAGGACTGGAGGCCAAGTAGAACTCACTGGCTTGGGTCATGATGCGCCGGTTGTCTATTATGAGGTGGTAGGCTACTGCTAACTGATCCTGCATGGACACGGGAAGCATGGACAGTCAACTGAAGGTTTAGGACATAATTCAGTAAAGATAAAGACAAACTTTCACATTTCTGAAGCCTACAACAACTCTAATGTTCATCTATTTGATACTGTTAGGCGcctgatcaaaaataatgacctccaagaatacacagaaaaaacataGATACATCAACTTGTGGGATATGACTTTGATACTACAACAGTCACAGTTTAATAAACAGAGGAATCACTCATTTATTCCTCAAAGGACTGCAAATGTGCCTGGTGTACCTGTGGATCCCCACTGAAAAGGCTGGACACAACCTCAGACTCAGTGCACTCAAACTTCTCACAAACTTCCCTGACGGCCTCCTCATCCAGTACTGTGGCATCGTACGAGGGGTCCTCAGGGAACAGGTAGCCTGGCAGGTCCTGCTTAAACCACTCGTGCTCCCTGACAAGTGAGAGAACAGTGAAGTCATTTCAAACCTAAAGGTGATTTAGATTCTTGATTCATCCCACAATGTCATTGTAAAGTCATTACAGCAAAACCAGCATAGGTTTGTGAGTTATTTAAACATGGGTAAATCCACAAAAAAGGCTGATCGGCTCCTTTCTCACTGCCAGTAGACAAGATTGTCTGTcgatttttctttctttgtgtttctttctgtcacatTCAGTGTCATGATGGAGAACAGCTGACAGCAGAATGCACAAATATGACAATGGTGACACTACAGCTTTTACTTTTCCAACTGAACTCTGTTCAAGAGCTTGCTGTTTCAACAGAGACAGGTGGAAAACAGTTTACGTGCCAACATCCGTAGCCTCAGCATGCGTCACAGCACTGAACTGGAGAGGAGCACAAATTAGCGTGTCCACCTAGGCGTCACGTTTCTATCAATGCTGATCCAAGCTGGAACAGATAAATACTGAGACTACTGCAGAGTGATCTGATTCAGAATGAATGCCCAGTGCACCCTTAAGCCACATGTCAGTTGGTGTTCGTGGcttttttgtccagtgtgaaagaAGCATTAGTGAGCATGAAGTTAAACTGTCTGTATCTATGATGACACGCAAGATGGGGGAGCTTTAAACTTAAAGTCTAGCAATAAGACAAACAAAGCCACTATTGTACATATGTTAATTTCAGATTTccaacaaaaatgtcaacaagTCCAGCCTTTAAACTTGCTTTTTTAAACCAATCATGTGACAGTGACCAGACAGTAATCATCAGATCAGTGCAGCGACTGCCAATGCAACACTTCACAATGATTTCACATGTGTAACTggagcaaggaaaaaaaagaaaagaaaaaaaggcctgataaaaattgaaaaacagaagataaaGGAGGTCTCTTTTAGGGGCGCTTGACCTGACAGAGTAAGGTGAGCACCTGATGTCTTTGATGGTGGCTCTCTTCAGAGGGTCCACCTGCAGCATGAGCATAAGCAGTGAGGCTACAGAGCGAGTCAGATACTCAGGGATGTAGAAGACACCTCCTCTGATCTTCTTAAACAGCGTGGGGACATGCTCATCATCAAAGGGCAGAGTGCCACACAGCAGGGCATACAGGATCACCCCACAGCTCCAGATGTCCACCTCTGGGCCTGCATAGAGCctgacagagagatgaaaagagaaccacacacagtgtgtcactCTTGTACAGTGTAGATCCACAGAGAAGCAGGTAGCACTATTCTACCTTTTATCAGCCCTCATATAGCTGTGATATATAAACAGTTGTTTATTACTCTCTGTAACCATATAATTCTAAATGTTGtgaaacatacatgcaaatgTAAGCAGACATAAAGTCATGTTTATGGTCTTATATCTGCAACAACTATTACTCCTTTAATAAAGTATCCCTTACTGGTGTTTTTATAATTAATAGGTCCTTCATAAAGAATTGGGTGTATTCATGTTACATGAGATATCTTTAGTATCTTCAGTTTCAAACACACTTACAAACCTTTACTGTTTATCGACTGCTCATAAAGTCTGAAACTCATAAACCCATTCTGGGTTCtatatttaatttcaaataaataaaaaaaggggcTTTGCAAATGCTTcatgaggaaggaaatgcattcaacaCATTAGACCTTGTCAGACCTCGAGGATATGCACAGTGTGAATCCGTGACTGAAAGCAATATGTTGTTTACAAGGAAACTTCACAGGGCAGCTCTGAATGTGACTGTTTAGTACTTTATGCTGTTGATATTTAACGGTGACTAAATTCGTCCTGACACACCTTCCTGAGATGACCTCGGGAGCAGCATAGTTGGGTGAGCCACAGCTTGTCCGGAGGAACTCCCCATCTGACATCATGTTCGACAGACCTGTTGGTTAAACACAAAACCTATCATCACACAAGTCTTTACTCTTGACAGTAACACAGACTAATAAAACAATACTCTGTTATCACTGTTGCTATTGATCCTTTGATACAAACAGGTTAAACAAAACATGGCCTTGCACAGTGAGGGTGAGAGGTAAGCACTCTGAACACTGCTGATATCTTTATCCTCTTTTACTTTAAGCTCCCAACACAAAGCTCGTCTAATTGGATGagcctctctctgcctgccagGCCCTCAGCCAAACGCTGAACACCAGACACTATGTGATGTGCTGACcttctctttatcttttattcCTGTTCCCTGAATGCTCCCTCTCACTGCTTGCCAGTGTCTGTTGCTCTCAGTCACAACACTTCTCCTGCTGCACACCCTGCCGCACCCCAACGATTCCTTGCCTATCAGATGACACTGGGCCTCAAGGCTTCCTGCCAGACATGATATGAGAACTGGCCGTTGCTAAGGGATCTCTCTCCAACCCACACTCCCTGTTGTGCACAGGGGCCTTcgtgtgtttttaaaaatatttctctctttcacgATCATATTGCATCAGGCACGGTATCTTAGCCAATCAGCTAGAACAATTATGCCACAACTGATAAGAAACCATGTTCAGTGAGAAATTCATTCTCATTTATTAATGAGGTTAACAGGTGCCTGATGATGATTTCACACTTTTCCATAAGCGTAtaattaaatacacattttgtgcTCTACAACAATCTCTCCAATTACTTGATCATAACACCCAGCTCCACCACAGACTCTGCCTCTTTGCTTTTCTTATTCCCTGATGAATATAGGCAGTTGTGTTCTGCTATGCTTTCTCTCCATTTAGATCCCATAACAATTT
Encoded here:
- the prkaa2 gene encoding 5'-AMP-activated protein kinase catalytic subunit alpha-2 isoform X2 gives rise to the protein MAVGEHQLTGHKVAVKILNRQKIRSLDVVGKIKREIQNLKLFRHPHIIKLYQVISTPTDFFMVMEYVSGGELFDYICKHGRVEDTEARRLFQQIISAVDYCHRHMVVHRDLKPENVLLDANKNAKIADFGLSNMMSDGEFLRTSCGSPNYAAPEVISGRLYAGPEVDIWSCGVILYALLCGTLPFDDEHVPTLFKKIRGGVFYIPEYLTRSVASLLMLMLQVDPLKRATIKDIREHEWFKQDLPGYLFPEDPSYDATVLDEEAVREVCEKFECTESEVVSSLFSGDPQDQLAVAYHLIIDNRRIMTQASEFYLASSPPQGSFIEEGMPLPPGVKPHPERMPPLLADSPKSRCPLDALNTTRPKPLAVKKAKWHLGIRSQSRPYDIMAEVYRAMRQLNFDWKVVNPYHLRVRRKNPVTGNLVKMSLQLYQVDNRSYLLDFKSIDDDIIEAVGFKSGSSTPQRSGSTAGLHRPRLSIDSASPAIDLPQLSSSLPGSLSGSSPQLTPRQGSHTMDFFEMCASLITTLAR
- the prkaa2 gene encoding 5'-AMP-activated protein kinase catalytic subunit alpha-2 isoform X7; protein product: MMSDGEFLRTSCGSPNYAAPEVISGRLYAGPEVDIWSCGVILYALLCGTLPFDDEHVPTLFKKIRGGVFYIPEYLTRSVASLLMLMLQVDPLKRATIKDIREHEWFKQDLPGYLFPEDPSYDATVLDEEAVREVCEKFECTESEVVSSLFSGDPQDQLAVAYHLIIDNRRIMTQASEFYLASSPPQGSFIEEGMPLPPGVKPHPERMPPLLADSPKSRCPLDALNTTRPKPLAVKKAKWHLGIRSQSRPYDIMAEVYRAMRQLNFDWKVVNPYHLRVRRKNPVTGNLVKMSLQLYQVDNRSYLLDFKSIDDDIIEAVGFKSGSSTPQRSGSTAGLHRPRLSIDSASPAIDLPQLSSSLPGSLSGSSPQLTPRQGSHTMDFFEMCASLITTLAR
- the prkaa2 gene encoding 5'-AMP-activated protein kinase catalytic subunit alpha-2 isoform X1, with the protein product MAERQQQKHEGRVKIGHYILGDTLGVGTFGKVKIGEHQLTGHKVAVKILNRQKIRSLDVVGKIKREIQNLKLFRHPHIIKLYQVISTPTDFFMVMEYVSGGELFDYICKHGRVEDTEARRLFQQIISAVDYCHRHMVVHRDLKPENVLLDANKNAKIADFGLSNMMSDGEFLRTSCGSPNYAAPEVISGRLYAGPEVDIWSCGVILYALLCGTLPFDDEHVPTLFKKIRGGVFYIPEYLTRSVASLLMLMLQVDPLKRATIKDIREHEWFKQDLPGYLFPEDPSYDATVLDEEAVREVCEKFECTESEVVSSLFSGDPQDQLAVAYHLIIDNRRIMTQASEFYLASSPPQGSFIEEGMPLPPGVKPHPERMPPLLADSPKSRCPLDALNTTRPKPLAVKKAKWHLGIRSQSRPYDIMAEVYRAMRQLNFDWKVVNPYHLRVRRKNPVTGNLVKMSLQLYQVDNRSYLLDFKSIDDDIIEAVGFKSGSSTPQRSGSTAGLHRPRLSIDSASPAIDLPQLSSSLPGSLSGSSPQLTPRQGSHTMDFFEMCASLITTLAR
- the prkaa2 gene encoding 5'-AMP-activated protein kinase catalytic subunit alpha-2 isoform X5: MAERQQQKHEGRVKIGHYILGDTLGVGTFGKVKIGEHQLTGHKVAVKILNRQKIRSLDVVGKIKREIQNLKLFRHPHIIKLYQVISTPTDFFMVMEYVSGGELFDYICKHGRVEDTEARRLFQQIISAVDYCHRHMVVHRDLKPENVLLDANKNAKIADFGLSNMMSDGEFLRTSCGSPNYAAPEVISGRLYAGPEVDIWSCGVILYALLCGTLPFDDEHVPTLFKKIRGGVFYIPEYLTRSVASLLMLMLQVDPLKRATIKDIREHEWFKQDLPGYLFPEDPSYDATVLDEEAVREVCEKFECTESEVVSSLFSGDPQDQLAVAYHLIIDNRRIMTQASEFYLASSPPQGSFIEEGMPLPPGVKPHPERMPPLLADSPKSRCPLDALNTTRPKPLAVKKAKWHLGIRSQSRPYDIMAEVYRAMRQLNFDWKVVNPYHLRVRRKNPVTGNLVKMSLQLYQVDNRSYLLDFKSIDVS
- the prkaa2 gene encoding 5'-AMP-activated protein kinase catalytic subunit alpha-2 isoform X3, encoding MAERQQQKHEGRVKIGHYILGDTLGVGTFGKVKIGEHQLTGHKVAVKILNRQKIRSLDVVGKIKREIQNLKLFRHPHIIKLYQVISTPTDFFMVMEYVSGGELFDYICKHGRVEDTEARRLFQQIISAVDYCHRHMVVHRDLKPENVLLDANKNAKIADFGLSNMMSDGEFLRTSCGSPNYAAPEVISGRLYAGPEVDIWSCGVILYALLCGTLPFDDEHVPTLFKKIRGGVFYIPEYLTRSVASLLMLMLQVDPLKRATIKDIREHEWFKQDLPGYLFPEDPSYDATVLDEEAVREVCEKFECTESEVVSSLFSGDPQDQLAVAYHLIIDNRRIMTQASEFYLASSPPQGSFIEEGMPLPPGVKPHPERMPPLLADSPKSRCPLDALNTTRPKPLAVKKAKWHLGIRSQSRPYDIMAEVYRAMRQLNFDWKVVNPYHLRVRRKNPVTGNLVKMSLQLYQVDNRSYLLDFKSIDGAKLMRANTEQFNLCPPVS
- the prkaa2 gene encoding 5'-AMP-activated protein kinase catalytic subunit alpha-2 isoform X6; protein product: MVMEYVSGGELFDYICKHGRVEDTEARRLFQQIISAVDYCHRHMVVHRDLKPENVLLDANKNAKIADFGLSNMMSDGEFLRTSCGSPNYAAPEVISGRLYAGPEVDIWSCGVILYALLCGTLPFDDEHVPTLFKKIRGGVFYIPEYLTRSVASLLMLMLQVDPLKRATIKDIREHEWFKQDLPGYLFPEDPSYDATVLDEEAVREVCEKFECTESEVVSSLFSGDPQDQLAVAYHLIIDNRRIMTQASEFYLASSPPQGSFIEEGMPLPPGVKPHPERMPPLLADSPKSRCPLDALNTTRPKPLAVKKAKWHLGIRSQSRPYDIMAEVYRAMRQLNFDWKVVNPYHLRVRRKNPVTGNLVKMSLQLYQVDNRSYLLDFKSIDDDIIEAVGFKSGSSTPQRSGSTAGLHRPRLSIDSASPAIDLPQLSSSLPGSLSGSSPQLTPRQGSHTMDFFEMCASLITTLAR
- the prkaa2 gene encoding 5'-AMP-activated protein kinase catalytic subunit alpha-2 isoform X4, translated to MAERQQQKHEGRVKIGHYILGDTLGVGTFGKVKIGEHQLTGHKVAVKILNRQKIRSLDVVGKIKREIQNLKLFRHPHIIKLYQVISTPTDFFMVMEYVSGGELFDYICKHGRVEDTEARRLFQQIISAVDYCHRHMVVHRDLKPENVLLDANKNAKIADFGLSNMMSDGEFLRTSCGSPNYAAPEVISGRLYAGPEVDIWSCGVILYALLCGTLPFDDEHVPTLFKKIRGGVFYIPEYLTRSVASLLMLMLQVDPLKRATIKDIREHEWFKQDLPGYLFPEDPSYDATVLDEEAVREVCEKFECTESEVVSSLFSGDPQDQLAVAYHLIIDNRRIMTQASEFYLASSPPQGSFIEEGMPLPPGVKPHPERMPPLLADSPKSRCPLDALNTTRPKPLAVKKAKWHLGIRSQSRPYDIMAEVYRAMRQLNFDWKVVNPYHLRVRRKNPVTGNLVKMSLQLYQVDNRSYLLDFKSIDVQVQS